The window gttttgtttctcctGATATTGTGATTTCATGCGTCCCCCGATCTCCAGCTCCCCGACCATGGCTCGCTCtgactcctcctcatcttccaatTCGTTTCCACCAGTTGTTTCTGATATCTGGGAGCTGTTTCTGATATCCGGGAGCTGTTCCAACACCCTGAGGGCGACATGAAAACCACGCATTCGGCGGTGACAATAGAGGGGCTTCGGGAGAGTCATACTAGAGGGAGATCTTGCGCCAGAGCTCTGTTGAAACCTTGTTAGCTATCTCGGACCACCAATTGAGTTCCCGGGGGGCAGCCGAGGGTATCGCAGGAGGTACACTCACCGGTGGTGCCCTTGGCGTGCTCCTTGACATGACGGCGCTCACGGACGAAGGCGTTCTCGCCGGCGTGCTCGGTGCTGGCAAGGCGGCGCTGGGCCTGGGTGCGCAGCTGGGCGGCGAACCGCATAACCTGGCGCTGGGCAATCATGGTGAGTGgctggtgggttgggtgcCGTTCAAcgaaaggagggggggggttcgTGGTGGTTTTGTCAAAGATGAAGCAATTGACCCGCTTCTCGTTGCTGTTGGCCTGGGGTGAGGTCACAGTCCAATCAGCTCATTTTCGGCTGCTTCTCGGGTTTGTGGCGGTGGTCCGTGCTTTCCGGAGCTCTCTCTCGCTGGGGTGCCAAGACCGGTGACATAATTTCCACTTTTGACATCTGAAAGCCGGTCATGTGACCTCGCGCGTCCTTGGCGGGAAGAGCACCCGTCGCTACGCCACGCCACGCCACGCCACGCCACGCCATGCCACGCCACGCCAGCCACGACTTTTGGGTGGCAGACCATCTTCAACAGGTGAGAGTTGACGATTTCAAAGATACAGagagagatgggatgaacagGTATCTTATCAATTAAGATTCCCCCACTGGGTTGTATCTCTGGCGCCCGTTCTCTCCGGTTCAAGTTCTCGGTCGTTACACCAAATAACCTAGATTTTGGCGTTGGTGCATGCCAATCATCTGAGTGTCGAGATGCCACTTCGAATCACGTCATGGAATGGTAAGCTACCGTCTCTCCAATTCCACCATTTTCTGGTTCGGTCTAACATCATATACATAGTCAATGGCATCAGGTTTGCACCCGCCTAGTTGAGCCTGCGTGCGGAGATCGCTTGTCTGACCAGCTCCAGAAATCCATTCGGGTATGAGCCATGGCGCGCAAACCGCACCTATCAGGTAGGAGCTGTGGTGCTGCTCTGGCAGAGGTTCAAAGAAACTGACGGACTGTAGGCAATGTTCGACACGCTGGAGGCAGACATTGTTGTCATGCAAGAGGCCAAGATCCAGCGCAAGGATCTGCAGGATGACATGGTCTTGATTCCAGGATGGGATGTCTACTTCAGCCTCCCCAAGCATAAGAAGGGTattttttcccttctttaTGTCCTGTTTTGGCTTGGTTTCTGAATCTCTCTCAGGCTATTCTGGAGTTGCCATTTACACTCGTTCTTCCAAGTGCGCTCCCATCCGCGCCGAGGAAGGCATCACCGGCATCCTCTGCCCACCGAACTCCTCCACAACTTTCAGAGACCTTCCAGAAGACCAACAGATCGGAGGTTATCCGAGACCAGGACAGCTTTCCGGCGAAGTTGACGAAGCCACACTTGACTCTGAGGGTCGCTGTGTCATCCTCGAGTTTCCAGCTTTTGTTCTCGTAGGAGTCTACAGCCCAGCAACCCGAGACGAATCACGAGACGAGTTCCGCCATGCTTTCACTGAAGCCATGGATGTCAGAGTACGCAATCTCGTCGCGATGGGAAAGGAGGTGGTTCTTACCGGTGATCTCAACATCATTCGCTCAGAATTGGACACGGCCGGTCTGGTCGAACAATTACGAAAGGAAGAAGTGAGTCTTGATGATTTCTTCTCCAGTCCGTCCCGCCGCTTTCTCAACCAAATAGTATTTGGGGGACGTGTGGTTGGGACAAGAGACGAGGGCCGTGAGGAAGCTGTTCTATGGGACCTCTGCAGGGAATTTCATCCCACCCGTACCGGAATGTACACTTGCTGGGATACTCGGAAAAATTGCAGGCCGGGGAACTTTGGGAGCCGGATTGATTACGTTCTCTGCAGCTCTGGAATCAAGGACTGGTTCATCGACGCCAACATCCAGGAGGGTCTTCTCGGTTCTGACCACTGCCCAGTCTATGCCACCATGGGCGATACTGTCAATCACAACGGCACGACGGTTCCCATTACCGATGTCATGAACCCACCGGGCATGTTCAAGGACGGCGAACGACAACGAGAGTGGACCATCAAAGATGCCCTCCCAACTTCGGCAAAGCTGATACCAGAATTTAGCAACCGACGGAGCATCAAGGACATGTTCTTCAAGAAGCCTAAAGCGACGATCAAGCcaacgacagcaacagccattCCTGGCAGTCAAGACCCACCTCCTCTCACCATTACCATCTCTACGGGCCCTGAGAAAGACTCTTGGGCCCAGGGCGATCTGGCCTCCTCACAGCCATCGAGTCAAGTCACAGCACCCCCAAGCTCAGGCAGCACACTTGTGGCCTCTCCACAAAAGCCACCAGTGAAACGCCCAGCAGTCGCTTCCCCTGCTAAAAGACCACagaagaagggaaaggtCACACTTGCGAAAGAGCCGTCCAAGACTGGTGCGAGTGCCTCCCAGGGCACGCTGAAAAGCTTCTTCAAGCCCAAGACACCCGTTCCCAGCCCAAGCCAGGAGCCAACTGGCACAGACAACACAGCCTCGGCCACAGCAGACATTTCTACTGCTTCAGAGTTGCTACCAGCAGAATTACCCCCTGAAATCCCAAGCCCCAACCAATCTTCGAAAGGGAGCGCCGAAAGCTCTGCCAAGGAAACGCCCCTGACGACCGTCCCAACTGACGACAAGGTCTTTGATCCTATTGAGAACAAAGCCTCCTGGTCTAAGCTCCTTGGCAAGCGCGTCGTCCCAAAGTGTGAGCATGGCGAGGATTGCGTATCGAGGATAACGAAGAAGCCGGGGGTCAATTGTGGTGTGttcttccccctcatcccttCTCTGCCCACTGCTTGCTCGTTTGTCTCTCTGATGTCTGAACTTTGCCCCCGTCATCGTCTATCATGTCTTTTCTGTGATGAAGCTGACCACGATGTTTGCCGCAACAGGCCGGTCCTTCTTCATGTGCGCCCGTCCCACGGGTCCGTCtggcaagaaggaggacgggACGACGGAATTCTGCTGCAAGACCTTCATCTGGAGCAGCGAGTGGAAGCCTAGCTCTTCGGCGTCGTTGTCTGGCTAGTGGTCTCAGAACAGTGGTGTTGATCTGCATTTTGCTACTCAACGGCTACTTGGGGATTTTGGAACGGGGAGTTTGGGCGTTGAATGATAGGAAAaaggatgatggggataaTACATATTAGCATGTGGCATGGCATCTACCATGATCTGGCTATCTTTTGCGTCACGAGCACGTTGCTTTagcttggggaagaagacAGGCAGTgggaagagagaaagagtTGGCAGACTGAAGGGAAGTGCCAAAGAGGCAGTTGGCCTAGAACAAGGGTAATCGAGCTACTTGCTTGATCCAGACGGTATCAGGCGCTGTCCATTTTGCCCGTCTAGCTTAGCCCCAATGACAACTCTTGGTTTGTGCATGCTCGGGTTTTCCGACATTGGATATGGCCTGCGAGGAAACGGCAGTTTGACAATGAAGAGTCAGTGTGAGGAGAATAGTTGTTTtctgtggtgatgatctgTTTcgaagttttttttttttttttttttttggggggttgggatgcAGCGGTTTGATGGCCTCGTTGAGTCTTGATATTTtgtaccaccacccatctggGATCAGGGGTTAGCTTCTTCGTCTATCACTGGCAACACCCACCAAGGTGGAAAAAAAATGTGACCGCTTCATGTGGCTCACATCAATTCACACGAAGCTCTGCAGAAAATGATATCTCGGGCGTAGATCAATATAACGTGAACTACATGGGGAAAATTATGATCTTGAACTATTTTCTTAGTCGTGGTGGTTGCCTTCACTGTTGACAAACCCGgtggttggagttggggaagagaAGTTGCCTCTGAGGCTAAAGTCGTGTGATTTATCTCTGGGTGGTCTCAGGATGGACTGGGGGATcttgtgttgatgatgggcttcACTCCGCCGCCATCACTTCGGTCTCTGGGCTCTTCTCTGCTTCGTGATGCCCTCATTGGTGTCTCTATGCGGTACTGGTAAACTCTAACTGTCGAGGACATGGCAAGACAATACAATTCattcccaaccaccaaatgATCTCGACGGCGGACTTCGTGATGATCATCTCTCAATGATGACAAAGACTTTCTCGAGAACAATCACCTCTTCACATCAAGACAAGCGGTTCAAGATCACAAGCACGAGGAACCATCAGAAATCTGGGTATGCACTTGATTGTTGTACAGACAAAAGAAACTAGCTGCGAGCTTTGAACGAACGTCTTCTTTGAACCCCTTGAGCCAGGTCATTCCGTTCGTCAAACTCATCCATCCATGTgccccaacctccaccagtGATGACCGTCAACACGATCCTCCTCGAGATTATGTACCACTGAGAAAAGAGAATGAAAACAAATAGAAAATAAGTAAAATGAAAGAAACAGCCCACCGTCccaacacccaacacccCGCTCCGCCCCAACATTGTAAAATGCTATCCATCCGCCAAACTCCTGTTATCCATGCCCAAATCCCAAATCCGAACcatgaagaaaagagaagtATGAGAAGGGGTATCATCCTCCAAGAACCAAACCTCTTTGCTTGAGAACATCGCCGCCGGTGAAAATGGCAGGGATCGCAGGGTATGCTGATGTGTTGATATGAAACAAGTCATTCAAAGAAAAAGCCGTGCAAATGTCGTCATAATTCCATGTTGTTGTACCAGGAAGCATATTCTTCGTCAGGTAATCGAGTATGTTGTGTCACAAACTGTGTCGCATCCAGTGAAAGCTTTGAAGCTAGAAGAGAGGTCAGCAACCGTGtgtagagagagagaggtgataCGACTTACCATTCTGAACCAACGTCTGGTGCATAGGTCATCGCCCACTGGGCGGCAAACCTTGAGCGAAAGGTCGCAATGACTGAATAGAGTCAGGAGCTGTGGACACACATTGCATAGAATGGTTGCAGTGATGAGAGACTGCAGCGACGCCTTTAGTTGTTGAGGCTGCCCAGATTCATCACAGTGTCGTTGAGATCCGCGGTGGTCAACGAACTCGGGGTATGCACCGGATACTGGGGCACCGGGTTCGTGACCGGCACTGGATATTGGGAGACAGCCTTGATAGTGCTGAAGAGCTTGCGGCGCTCATTCCGGGTGCGGCGTGCCTGGTAGCGGTACCCAGGATACGCCAGTTTGTGCTTGCGGTCTTCCTCCACCGCGAGAGCCTTGAAATGAGCTTTGACCTGGGGTGTCTCCCCTTTCCAAGCCTTAGCGACGATGGACGCTGTGAAAATTAGCAATTGTGAACACGCAGCAAAAAGCGTGACAAGGGCTTACAAATAGCACCAGCTGTCAAGCCGGGGTTGTCCTCGTGGAGCCGAGCAGACATCCACTGACGGTAGATGATGAACTGGTTGCGGGGGCGACGAATATGTTCCTTGGTTGTGACTGCAACACTCTGGACCATAGTATCCCTGTTCGACTCAGGCGAGACAGGAGCCATGGCAGGATAAACAGCCGGAACCGCATCAGCAGTGGGAACTCGATCGGCAGTGGGAACTAGATCGCCAATAGTCACTGAGATGCGTCAGCAATCTGAAGGAGCAAATCTGTCCATGAAATTCTTACCAGTCGTGTGAATGACATCGAAAATGCTCGTATCCAGACGAAAGGCCAAAGCAAGGGTCGTGATGTAGTAGAGCATACTGTGCTTCCTGTGAACAATAGCGGTGTCGAGACCATCGTTCATTTTGCTGCAATGAGTCGAATTAGCAATCAATGTCAATGAGCATTGAAGACGATTAAGAGTTGCATACCTGAAGTTGGTGGCAGCGACGGCCAAGGCGCTGACGACTTCAATATCATCATGATCGTTCGCGACATGCTGGACAACTGTCTCATGATCGACCAGAATGAAGGACAGGATGTGCGAGTCGTTTATGATGGGGATATCCATCTTGTCAGAGTACCAGACACGGGCGATGGTAGCGGGAGAGTTGACGGGAGTGGAGTTGGAGACATCCATTGTAGTTCACTGGTTATGGTTTGCGTagtcgaggtggtggtgcgaTACTTGAGAAAGGAAAGTGAGAATATCTCTTGATGGAGAGTTCAGAGAGAGTCTGAAGAAGGAAGACTTTGGAAGTTCGGAAAAGAGGTCGCAATGACGATGaagttgtggttgatgaatGGGGGAG is drawn from Podospora pseudocomata strain CBS 415.72m chromosome 1 map unlocalized CBS415.72m_1, whole genome shotgun sequence and contains these coding sequences:
- the APN2 gene encoding DNA-(apurinic or apyrimidinic site) lyase 2 (COG:L; EggNog:ENOG503NUNY), which produces MFDTLEADIVVMQEAKIQRKDLQDDMVLIPGWDVYFSLPKHKKGYSGVAIYTRSSKCAPIRAEEGITGILCPPNSSTTFRDLPEDQQIGGYPRPGQLSGEVDEATLDSEGRCVILEFPAFVLVGVYSPATRDESRDEFRHAFTEAMDVRVRNLVAMGKEVVLTGDLNIIRSELDTAGLVEQLRKEEVSLDDFFSSPSRRFLNQIVFGGRVVGTRDEGREEAVLWDLCREFHPTRTGMYTCWDTRKNCRPGNFGSRIDYVLCSSGIKDWFIDANIQEGLLGSDHCPVYATMGDTVNHNGTTVPITDVMNPPGMFKDGERQREWTIKDALPTSAKLIPEFSNRRSIKDMFFKKPKATIKPTTATAIPGSQDPPPLTITISTGPEKDSWAQGDLASSQPSSQVTAPPSSGSTLVASPQKPPVKRPAVASPAKRPQKKGKVTLAKEPSKTGASASQGTLKSFFKPKTPVPSPSQEPTGTDNTASATADISTASELLPAELPPEIPSPNQSSKGSAESSAKETPLTTVPTDDKVFDPIENKASWSKLLGKRVVPKCEHGEDCVSRITKKPGVNCGRSFFMCARPTGPSGKKEDGTTEFCCKTFIWSSEWKPSSSASLSG
- the SMR2 gene encoding Sporulation minus regulator 2 (EggNog:ENOG503PQ03; COG:B) → MDVSNSTPVNSPATIARVWYSDKMDIPIINDSHILSFILVDHETVVQHVANDHDDIEVVSALAVAATNFSKMNDGLDTAIVHRKHSMLYYITTLALAFRLDTSIFDVIHTTVTIGDLVPTADRVPTADAVPAVYPAMAPVSPESNRDTMVQSVAVTTKEHIRRPRNQFIIYRQWMSARLHEDNPGLTAGAISSIVAKAWKGETPQVKAHFKALAVEEDRKHKLAYPGYRYQARRTRNERRKLFSTIKAVSQYPVPVTNPVPQYPVHTPSSLTTADLNDTVMNLGSLNN